The following are encoded in a window of Heliangelus exortis chromosome 9, bHelExo1.hap1, whole genome shotgun sequence genomic DNA:
- the FYTTD1 gene encoding UAP56-interacting factor has translation MRAARWRRRGEVAVVLRAAMSGFGAAAPLSGSSATAGARNGSSDSLEKIDMSLDDIIKLNKKEERKQYSPKVKRGLQQTRTQQFRTPGSKWGIQQQKGYGKNRLGRRKKIAGKKRSYGVITGLAAKKAVGSHKGISPLNRQPLSEKNAQRNYPVLKKKTNLQRQSEMQRKQAPALRRPAPLNRRNNIPSTLARIGNKLNQQRDTRQATFLFRRGLKVQAQVQSTDDLDNQTVKRTRQWRTSTTSGGILTVSIDNPGAIITPISQKLRLTRTPVPPFLMKRDQSEEKKIPKGVPLQFDINSVGKQTGMTLNERFGILKEQRTTLSQNKGSRFVTVG, from the exons ATGCGTGCAGCCCGCTGGAGGCGGCGAGGGGAGGTGGCGGTGGTCCTGAGGGCAGCTATGAGCGGGTTCGGGGCTGCGGCGCCGCTTTCGGGCTCCTCGGCTACGGCCGGGGCTCGGAACGGCAGCAGCGACAGCCTGGAGAAGATCGACATGTCCCTCG ATGATATAATTAAACTgaacaagaaagaagaaagaaaacaatattcTCCCAAAGTGAAGAGAGGGCTTCAACAGACTCGAACTCAACAGTTCAGGACACCTGGGTCCAAGTGGGgaatccagcagcagaaag GTTATGGTAAAAATCGCCTGGGACGCAGAAAGAAGATAGCAGGGAAGAAACGTTCTTACGGAGTCATAACTGGCTTGGCTGCCAAGAAAGCAGTGGGCTCACACAAAGGAATTAGTCCTCTGAACAGACAGCCCCTCAGTGAGAAG aatGCCCAGCGGAATTACCCagtcttgaaaaagaaaacaaacctgcagagacaatctgaaatgcagagaaaacaagCCCCAGCCCTCAGGAGACCTGCCCCACTCAACAGAAG GAATAACATACCGTCCACTCTTGCCAGAATTGGAAACAAGCTAAATCAGCAGAGAGACACTCGTCAAGCAACTTTCCTGTTTAGAAGGGGTCTGAAG GTGCAGGCCCAAGTGCAGTCAACAGATGATCTTGATAATCAGACAGTAAAGAGAACTCGTCA ATGGCGAACTTCCACCACGAGCGGAGGGATTCTGACAGTGTCCATTGATAACCCAGGAGCAATAATAACCCCAAT ttccCAGAAATTAAGATTAACTCGTACTCCTGTGCCACCGTTTCTGATGAAGAGGGACCAATCTGAAGAGAAGAAGATTCCCAAAGGGGTTCCATTGCAGTTTGATATTAATAGTGTTGGAAAACAG ACAGGGATGACTCTGAACGAACGTTTTGGGATCCTGAAGGAACAAAGAACAACACTGTCTCAGAACAAAGGAAGCCGTTTCGTAACAGTGGGCTAA